The following proteins come from a genomic window of Vallitaleaceae bacterium 9-2:
- the flgM gene encoding flagellar biosynthesis anti-sigma factor FlgM, translating to MRINGVNNVDPVYKAKKANKIYNAHGTQSSKDVVTLSTFAKDLAVAKKEVKQAPDVRMDRVKQLKAQIEAGEYNVSASQIADKMLEQSRGL from the coding sequence ATGAGAATCAACGGAGTTAATAATGTTGACCCAGTGTATAAAGCTAAAAAGGCAAATAAGATTTATAATGCACATGGTACCCAATCAAGCAAAGATGTTGTGACATTATCGACTTTTGCAAAAGATCTTGCCGTTGCGAAAAAAGAAGTTAAGCAGGCACCTGATGTTCGAATGGATCGTGTGAAACAGTTGAAAGCACAAATAGAAGCTGGCGAATATAATGTAAGCGCATCTCAGATTGCGGATAAAATGCTAGAACAATCCCGGGGATTGTAA
- a CDS encoding flagellar protein FlgN yields the protein MASIVEELIEVLEDTTGCYENLLKMANNKTDVIIKGDVPSLQSLTDEEQSVAGRLLRLEKNRIGLIEDICLVTNKSAKDMTVSSLIELIPSDKPEHDRLKEVTHRMVLIIGEVKKINDINRQLLEESLEFLNFTMNAIQSSASQNSGNGYEKKGQRYEGNTDNNFFDAKQ from the coding sequence ATGGCAAGTATTGTTGAAGAATTAATTGAAGTATTAGAGGACACGACAGGATGTTATGAGAACCTCTTAAAGATGGCGAATAATAAAACGGATGTTATTATCAAAGGGGATGTGCCCAGCCTACAATCACTCACTGACGAGGAACAGAGTGTAGCTGGGCGCCTTTTGCGTTTAGAGAAAAATCGTATAGGGCTCATTGAAGATATTTGTTTGGTAACCAATAAAAGTGCAAAAGATATGACTGTATCAAGTCTTATTGAACTTATTCCGTCAGATAAGCCGGAACATGACCGACTTAAAGAAGTGACACACCGAATGGTACTTATCATTGGTGAAGTAAAAAAAATCAATGATATTAATCGACAGTTGCTTGAAGAATCTCTTGAATTTCTTAATTTTACAATGAATGCAATTCAAAGTTCAGCTTCGCAAAATTCGGGCAATGGATACGAAAAAAAAGGACAGCGGTATGAAGGAAATACCGATAACAATTTTTTTGATGCGAAGCAATAG